A region from the Melospiza melodia melodia isolate bMelMel2 unplaced genomic scaffold, bMelMel2.pri scaffold_37, whole genome shotgun sequence genome encodes:
- the LOC134434503 gene encoding olfactory receptor 14J1-like, producing MSNSSSISQFLMLALADTRQLQLLHFCLLLGISLAALLGNGLIISAVGCSRLLHTPMFFFLLNLALSDLGSICTTVPKAMHNSLWDTRNISYTGCATQVFLLIFFMGAEYFLLTVMCYDRYVSICKPLHYETLLGSRACAHMAATAWASAFLNALLQTVNTFRLPLCHGNALGQFFCEIPAILKLSCSHSKLREFGLLVFSICVTFGCFVFIVFSYVQIFRAVLRIPSEQGRHKAFSTCLPHLGVLSLFLSTGTFAHLKPPSMSSPSLDLALSVLYSVVPPALNPLIYSLRNQELKAALREGSQQSVS from the exons atgtccaacagcagctccatcagccagtTCCTcatgctggcattggcagacacgcggcagctgcagctcctgcacttctgcctcttgctgggcatctccctggctgccctcctgggcaacggcctcatcatcagcgccgtaggctgcagccgcctcctgcacacgcccatgttcttcttcctgctcaacctggccctcagcgacctgggctccatctgcaccactgtccccaaagccatgcacaattccctctgggacacccgaaacatctcctacacaggatgtgctactCAGGTTTTTCTGCTGATCTTCTTCATGGGAGCAGAGTATTTTCTCCTGAcagtcatgtgctacgaccgctatgtgtccatctgcaaacccctgcactacgagaccctcctgggcagcagagcttgtgcccacatggcagcaactgcctgggccagtgcctttctcaatgctcttctGCAAACAGTCAATACATTTcgcctgcccctgtgccatggcaatgccctgggccagttcttctgtgaaatccccgccattctcaagctttcctgctcacactcaaagctcagggaatttgggcttcttgtgttttccatctgtgtaacatttggttgttttgtgttcattgttttctcctatgtgcagatcttcagggctgtgctgaggatcccctcggagcagggacggcacaaagccttttccacatgcctccctcacctgggcgtgctctctcttttcctcagcacaggcacatttgctcatctgaagcctccctccatgtcctccccatccctggatcttgccctgtcagttctgtactcggtggtgcccccagccctgaaccccctcatctacagcctgaggaaccaggagctcaaggctgcc ctgagagagggaagtcagcagtcagtaagctga